The Archangium primigenium genomic interval CACCGCCTGTGATGTCTTCAACCGCGACGTGCTGCCGGATCTGCTCTCGCACCAGGCCGACACGTACATCCAGGAGAAGGCCCGGGAGCTGCGCGCCCGCCGCGAGAAGTTCGGTGACTCCGTCTTCCTGCTCGAGCCCAACATCAAGCAAGGGGAGGGGGGTCTGCGCGATCTAGAGACCGCGCTGTGGATCGCCCGGGTGCGCTTCCATGCCCGGGGTCTCACCGGACTGCTCCAGCAGTCGCTCCTGCCCGCCGCCGAGGTGGCCCGGCTCAAGGCCGCGCGCGATTTCCTCCTGCGCATCCGCCACCACCTGCACTTCCTGCGCGGGCGCAAGGAGGACCGGCTCACGTTCGATCTCCAGGAGGAGGTGGCGCGCTTCCTCGGCTACCCCGAGGGCCCCGTGCTGCCCGTGGAGGCCTTCATGCGCGACGACTACCTCGCCGCGAGCGCCATCCGCCAGGCCGTGGACGCGCTCATCATCCGGTGCGAGGAGTTGAGCGCCGCGCGCCGCTCGACCCGCTTCTCCGAGCAGCCGCTCGGGCCGTTCCAGGCCCTCCACGGCAAGCTCACCCTGGCGGACCCGGGCCGCTTCACCCGCGAGCCCGCCACGCTGCTCGACTTCATGCGCACCGCCGAGGAGCACGGCCTGCCCTTGCACTCCGAGGCCCGCGTCCAGGCCTCCCTGGCCGTGCCCGCGCTCGAGGCCGCGCGCGCCACGCCCGCCGTGCTCGCCGCCTTCCGCGCCTTCTTCGCCCGGCCCGGCACCCGGGGCGAGCGCCTCTTCGAGCTGCATGATCTGGGCCTGCTCGGTGCGGTGGTGCCCGAGTTCGGCCGCGTCACCGCGCACCACCAACACGACCTGTACCATGTGTACACCGTGGACGTGCACACGCTGTTCGCCCTGCGCCGACTCTACACGCTGCGCGCCGGAGAGCTCGTGGAGACCGAGCCGGAGCTGTCCCGCGAGATGCGCGAGCTGACGGATCCCTTCCCGCTCTACCTCGGCATGCTCCTGCACGACGCGGGCAAGGGCATGGGGGGCGATCACTCGGAGAAGGGCCGGGTGCTCATGGTGGCGCTCGGCGAGCGGCTGGGCCTGACCGCGCGGCAGCGCGAGGTGGCCGAGTTCCTCGTCCTGGAGCACCTGACGATGAGCCACACCGCGCAGCGGCGCGACCTGAGTGATCCCGCGCTCATCGCGGACTTCGCCCGGCGGGTGGGGGACGTGGAGAAGCTCACCTGCCTCTACCTGCTCACCTGGGCGGACATCAGCTCGGTGGGGCCGCGCATGTGGACGGCGTGGAAGGCGCAGCTCCTGCGCGAGCTGTATGACAAGACCCGCGCCCACCTGCTCGGCCGCGAGCCCATGGGAGGGCGCCAAGTGCGCGAGCGCTTCCACGCCCGATGGGCCCAGGTGTCCGGTGAGGCCCGGGCGCGGGAGCTCGCGGAGGTGATGCCCGAGCGCTACTTCCTGGGCACGGATCCCGCGCGCGCCGTGCTCCACGGACGGCTCCTGGCCCGGGCCCGGCGTCAGCCCCTGGCCGCCGCCCTGCGCCACCACCCGGACGCGGGCTCGAGCGAGCTCACCCTCGCGGCCCCGGACAGGCCCGGTCTGCTCGCGCTGCTCGCCGGGGTGCTGTCCGTGCACCGCATCGACATCCTCTCCGCGCGCATCGTCTCCACGGCGGATGGGCTCGCCCTGGATGTCTTCGACGTGCGTCCGCCCCAGGGGCCGCGCCTGGATCGCCCGCGCTGGCGCCAGGCCCGGGCGGATCTCCTGCGGGTGCTCCGGGGCGACCTGACCCTGGAGGCGCTGATGAACCGCCGCCGTCCGGGCGCGCTGCCCAAGCGGCACCTGCCGCCCGTGTCCCCGCGCATCACCCTGGACAACCGCGCCTCGCGCGACTTCACCGTGGTGGACGTGGTGGCGTTGGATCAGGTGGGCCTGTTGCATGCCCTGGCCTCGGCGCTCACCCGCTCGGGCGCGAGCATCGCCCTGGCCAAGGTGTCCACCGAGGCCCACCGCGCCATGGACTCGTTCTACGTCACCCAGGCGGGCGCGCGGCTGGAGGCGCCCGCGGAGCAGGCGGCGCTCGTGGCCACGCTCACCGAGGCGGTGGACGCGCTCGCGTCACGCTGAGGCTCACGGCGCGGGCGGCGGCGTGTCCTGGACGGCCGAGAGCACGGGCACCGGGGTCACCGCCACGCGGGGCGGCACGGGCGCCGGGGCGGGTTCCCCTTCGTCTTCGGGCGCCTGGTTGATCTCCTGGAAGATGCGGCGGCCGAGCACCGCGCCCAGCACGAGCGAAATCACCATGCCCACGCCCGAGGCCACCGTCGTCCAGGTGCGGCCCTGGGCGAGCCCGCTGCCGAACGAGGCGGTGAGCAGGGTGCCGGGGACGGTGCCGATGAGCACGCCGAGCACCACCGGCCAGAAGCGCGCCCCGGAGGCCGCCGCGGCGATGATCATCACGTCGGTGGGCAAGAGCGGATTGATACAGGTGAGCAGGGCGAACTTGAAGCCGTGCTTGCGCGCCGCGCGGGTGATGGCCGGGTAGCGCGGGCCCGCCAGGCGGCGCATCAAGCGCGTGCCCAGTCGGCGGGCCAGCAGGAAGAGGAGCGCCGAGGAGAGGAAGCTGCCAATCAGGCAATAGAGCGACGCCGCGGGGCCGCCGAAGACCATGCCGCCCACGGCGGTGAAGAGCTGGCCCGGCAGCAGCACGAGGGGCCGCAGGGCCAGGGCGAGCACGAAGAAGGCGGGAGCCCAGGGGCCGAGCGGCTTGAGGAATGCGCGCAGCTCTTCCTGGTTGACCACATCGGGACCGAGCAGGCGCAGCGTGGTCAGTCCCAGGACCGACAGCAGCACCGGCGCCAACACCTTGAGCCAGACCTTGCCCCGACCCTGCCCACCGTCCGCCACGCCTACCTCCCCGCCGTGATCGCCGGGAAAAGTGCGACATCTATCGGGAATCGGCAACGCGACCTGGTGTGTTGTGAACAATGAAGCATCCGGGCGGGCAGGCCGTAGTCTCGCACGCACGGACAGCATTTTGTCCCAACCTCCCGGAATCATTGGGGTTTTGGGGGTGTTTCAGGGGGTGTGAACGGTTGCCGGAGTACAGAGCTTGCTTGCATCGGGGCGCCTCCGTCCCAAGGTTTCAAGCAAGGAGCACCCTCGTGGGGACGGGGAGAACGCAGGAGGAGACCGACATGCAACAGGACAAAGACAACAAGGGCAGCATGACCGTGGCTGAGGCGGGGCGTAAGGGTGGCGAGACGGTGCGCAACGAGCGCGGCCGCGAGTTCTACGAGACCATCGGCCGCAAGGGCGGCGCGACGGTGAAGGCCGAGCGCGGCCGCTCGTTCTACGAGGAGATCGGCCGCAAGGGCGGCGAGACCGTGAAGGCCGAGCGCGGCGCCAAGTTCTACGAGGAGATCGGCAAGAAGGGCGGCGATCGGGTGAAGGCGACCCGCGGGCCGAACTTCTACGAGGAGATTGGCCGCAAGGGTGGGCAGAAGGTGAAGAAGCTCATCGAGGAGGGCAAGCGCGCGGCCCGCGCGGCCATGGAGGCCCAGCAGCAGGGTGGTGCCGCCACCGCGGCCGCCGCGCCCGCCACGCCCGCGGCGAGCACCGAGGAGCAGGCCCCGGCCGCCGCCACGCCCGAGCCGGGCACGCCCGACACGGGCCGCACGGAGTAAGCGTGACGTGGGAGGGGGGACCGGGTAGACATCCGGGCCGTGTACCTCCTGATCACGCTACTGGACCATGTGGACCAGCCTGAACGCGCCATCCGGCGGCTGCGGGAGTTTGGAATTCCCGAGCCGCTGGTCGTTCGGGCCCGGAGTGCCGAGGCCACGCTGTCGGCCGAGGTGCCCGTCTTCGCCGGCCTGCGCGGACTCGTGCTGGGCGCGGACGAGGACCGGCTGATTTTCTTGAGTGTGCTGGACACGGGCTCCGCCGAGGAGGTGGAGCGGCTGGTGAGCCGGGTCCAGTTGGAGATGGACGCGGATGACCCACCCATGGGCCGCCTGGTGGCCCTGCCGGTGATCGGCGCCCCCCTGCATCGGCGGGGGTGACGGCGCGCGTCCGGCGGTGTAAGCACCCGAGCCGTGCAGGCGTTGCTCGTCCTACTCGCCATCGCGGCGCTCTCGCTGCTGGCCTCTGACCGACGGGTGTTGGACCCGGGCCGCTCGGCGGCGCTGGCCCAGCTCGCCGCCAGTGGTCTGCTCTTCCTCGCCCTGGGGGCGCTGGTGGGGCCGGACGCGCTGCGCATCTTCTCCCCGAAGGATCTGGTGGCCATGCAGCCCCTGCTGGCGCTCGGGCTGGGCGTGGCCGGGGTGAGCGTGGGGCTCAACCTGGAGCCCCGGCTCCTGCGGATGCTGCCGAAGGAAATCTACCTGGCGGCGCTCGCGCACTCGGGCACGGCCTTCCTGTGGGTGGCGCTCCCCCTGGCGGGGCCGTTGCTGTTCACCGCGGGGATGCCGGCCGGCGCGGTGGTGGGCGCGGTGGCGCTGCTGGGCGCGGCGGCGAGCCTGTCCTCGGGCCACTTCGCGGTGCTGGGCTACCGCACCGGGCGCATGGAGCGGCACCGGGGCCTGTCCGTGGCGCTGCTCACCATGCTGGACGACGTGGTGGGCCTGGGCGTGCTGATGATCGCGCTGTCCTTCGGGACCGCGGCGCTGCCGTGGGAGGGCTTGGGGCTCGTGGTGCTCACGCTGCTCCTGGGCGCGGTGTGCGGCGCGCTGCTCGCCTTCCTCATGCACGGGCTGAGTGACCTGGGCGAGCTGATGGCGGTGCTGCTCGGCGGGGTGGCGCTCGTGTCGGGGGCGGCGGCCTACCTGCGGATGTCCACGCTGTTGGCGGGCGTGGCGTGTGGGGCCACGCTCATCTGGGTGGGCGGCCGCGCGGTGCATCAGGCGGCGCGCGTGCTCGGGCGCTTCGAGCGGCCGGCGTATCTGCTGCTCATCTTCCTGGTGGGCGTGCACGTGCACACGCGCGACCTGATGGCGTGGGCCCTGCTGCCCGCGTACCTGGGCCTGCGCTTCCTCGGGAAGATCCTGGGGGGGGCGCTCGCCCAGCGGGTGGCGGGCCACCGGCTGTCCCTGCCGCCCCGGTTGGGCTACGCGCTCATCCCCCAGGGCGGGCTCGCGCTGTGCCTGGTGGCCGAGTACCTCGTGCTGGTGCCGGGCTCCCTGTCGCAGCGGGTGTTCGACGTGGTGGTGGCGGGGGCGATCATCAACGAGCTCCTGGGCAACCGGGCCTTCCAACGGGTGCTCACGCCGCCGTCCCATGGGCGGCGGGGCTGGGAGGGCACACCATGAGGGCGGTGCTGCTGCGGCTGCTGCTCTTGCTGGTGCTGCTCGCGGTCATCGCGCGGGCGCAGGTGTGGCGCGTGGACACGGGCACGTCGGTGGCGCTCGCCGCCGGGGCGCTGCTGTTGTGTGGCCTGTTCGCGGGCAAGGTGGCCAAGGGCGTGGGGCTGCCCCGGCTCACGGGCTACCTGCTGGTGGGCGTGGCGGTGGGGCCCTACGCGCTGGGCTTCATCCCCGGCGCGGGCGTCAAGGGGCTGGAGCTGGTCAAGGGGCTCGCGGTGAGCCTCATCGCGCTGGTGGCGGGCACGGAGTTGCAGTGGGGGCTCATCCGCCGGGTGGGCGTGAAGGTGGCCACCCTGTGCTGCCTGGTGTGCGGGGTGACGTTCGTCGTCATCTGCGCGGCGCTCTTCTCGCTCAAGCCGTGGCTGCCGTTCCTCGCGCCCATGACGACGGGGCAGGCGCTCGCGGTGAGCGCGCTGGTGTCCATGGTGGTGGTGTCCTTCTCGCCCACGGTCACCATCGCCATCGTGCAGGAGACGAGCGCCCGGGGCTCCTTCACCGAATTCCTCATGGCCCTGGTCATCATCGGCGACCTGGTGGTCATGGTGGGCTTCGCCGTGGCGGCGGGCATCACCCGCGCGAGCTTCGGCGGGGGGCTGGACGTGGGCGGACTGGTGGGCGGCGTGGGCTGGGAGCTGTTCGGCTCGGTGGTGGTGGGGTGCGTGCTGGCGGTGTGCATGCTGCTGTACATGCGGCGCGTCAAGCGCGAGCTGCCCCTGTTCCTCGTGGGGCTGTGCTTCGCCTCCGCGGAGGCGGGCGCGCGCCTGCACCTCTCGCCGCTGCTCGTGTCGCTGGCGGCCGGGGCGCTCATCGTCAACCTGGACGAGCGCGAGGGCGAGCGCATCCACCACGCCATCCAGCGCGCGGGGCTGCCCATCTTCGCGCTGTTCTTCGCCGCGGCGGGCGCGGGGCTCAAGCTGGACGCGCTGGTGACGGTGGGCCCGGCGGCGCTGCTGCTCGTGGCCCTGCGCGCCGTGGCCATCTACGGCTCGTGCCGCCGCTTCGCGCCCCCGGACGATCCCCGCCTGCGCCAGTACCTGTGGATGGGGCTCATCTCCCAGGCGGGCGTGACGTTTGGCCTCGCGGCGCTCGTGAGCCGGACCTTCCCGGACTTCGGGGCCCAGGTGGAAGTCCTCATCGTGGCGATGATCACCGCCCACGAACTCATCGGTCCCGTGCTCACCCGGCGGGCCATCCAGCGCAGCGGCGAGTCCCATACGGACGACGCCCCGAACGTGGCGTAAGCGGAGACCCCCTACCATGGCGTCAGCGGCCCCCATCCTCGAGGTCAATGCCGAGCACCCCCAGCCCCGCCACGTGCAGCGGGCGGTGGAGGTGCTCTCGGGCGGGGGGCTCATCGCCTACCCGACGGACACCTACTACGGCCTGGCGTGCGACCTGGGCTCCAAGAAGGGCATCGAGCGGCTCTACCAGCTCAAGGGGCGCGATCGGAAGAAGCCCCTGTCCTTCCTGTGCCCGGACCTGTCGGACGTGGCCAAGTACGCGCACGTGAGCAACTTCGCCTACCGGACGATGAAGGGCCTGACGCCCGGGGCCTTCACCTTCATCCTCGAGGCCACGCGCCTGGTGCCCGAGGTGATGATGAGCAAGCAGAAGCAGGTGGGCATCCGGGTGCCGGACTCGGAGCTGGCGCGGGCGATCGCCGCGGGCCTGGGCCGGCCGCTCGTCACCACGTCCGCCACGGACGCGGAGGGCGAGCCCCTCACGGACGCCCGGAGCATCAAGGACGCGCTGGGCCACGGGTTGGATCTCATCCTGGACGCGGGCGTGACGCTGTTGGAGGCCAGCACCGTGGTGTCGCTCATCGGCGACCAGCTCGAGGTGCTGCGCCAGGGCAAGGGCGAGCTGGACTGAGGAGCGGCGGATGGAAGGGGCAGTGGAGGGCTACCTGGACGCGTTCATCGCATTCATGCGCGCCGAGCGGGGGCTGTCGGGCAAGACGGTGGACGCCTACGCGGCGGACCTGGGGGTGTACTTCGCGGACCTCAAGCGCCGGGGCATTGGCGACCTGCGGCGCGTCACGCCCGAGGACATCCTCGCCCACCTGGCGACGCTCGGGGCCCGGAAGCTGTCGCGCCGCAGCCAGGCGCGCCACCTGGCCGCCATCCGCGGCTTCCACCGCTTCCTCGTGGCGGAGAAGTACGTGGAGAAGGATCCCACCGAGGACCTGGACACCCCGCGCTCGGCGAAGAAGCTGCCCGTCTTCCTCACGCTGGAGGAGGTGGAGCAGCTGCTCGCCGCCCCCGACGAGAAGGACGCCACGGGCCAGCGGGACAAGGCCATGCTGGAGCTGCTCTACGCCACGGGGCTGCGCGTGAGCGAGCTGGTGGGCCTGGGGGTGAACGATCTCCAGTTGAGCGCCGGCTACCTGGTGGCCCGGGGCAAGGGCGCCAAGGAGCGCATCGTCCCGGTGGGCACCATCGCCGGGGAGAAGGTGCGCGCCTACCTGGAGAGCGCCCGGCCCGCACTGCTCGGCGAGCGACAGTCCCAGGCGCTCTTCGTCACCCTCCGGGGCGAGGGCTTCACCCGGCAGGGCTTCTGGAAGCTGCTCAAGCGCTACGCGCTCAAGGCGGGCATCCTCAAGCCCATCTCCCCGCACAAGCTGCGGCACTCGTTCGCCACGCACCTGGTGGAGCGGGGCGCGGACCTGCGCGCCGTGCAGGCCATGCTCGGCCACGCGGACCTGGCCACCACGCAAATCTATACGCATGTGAACAGCGCCCGGCTCCGGGCGGTGTATGACCATGCCCACCCGCGCGGGGACGACGTGCGGGGCCGGGGCGGCGGCGCCATTGGCGGCCGGGCTCCCACGCGCAAGCCTCCCCGCGGGGCATAGCCGCCGGCGTGGGGTGCACGCCCGGGCGCGGGTGTCCGGACGCCTCGCCCCCCGGGGCAAAGACAGACACAATCCCCAACGCTCGCCTCCGCTCCGGGGGCGGAACGCGGCGCGCGTGAACACTCGTCGGCCCTCGGAGGCCGGCTCGTCCTTTCCGCCCGGTCCCCGTTCATGCAATGACAGACTTCGACGGGAATTCCACCGGCGGCGCAGAACTGCGAGAGCACCATCCCCGTTGGTGAGACTGTGTTTGAATATCTGTCTTTGCGTCTTTTTCGGACTGCGCGCATTGAAAGACTATCGGTACAGTGGTTTTCGCTGTCACGGCCGCCGTGCACAGGGGCCCAGCCCGAAAGAGAAGGAGCGCGACATGAAATCCAAACGCAACATTCCGGGTTTCGTTCCAGGACGAGGACGAAGCAATGGTCGTGGGACGTTCTTCCTGGCCCTGGCGACGCTCGTGGCGAACGGGGGGTGCACGAGCAAGGATTCGCCCGCCGAGGGCGTCATCCCCTCCAAGGCCCCGGCCTCGCGCGCGGACAAGGTCGCGGAGCGCTGTGTGGTGCGGGCGCCCTTCGTGGGCAACTTCGAGCCCGAGGTGCAGTGGGCCTGGACGGGCAGCCCCACGCTCGCCGAGCACAAGCAGGTGATGATGACGCCCTCGGTGGTGGACGTGAACGGGGATGGCGTCCCGGACGTGATCTTCAGCACCTACGCGGGGGGCAACTACACCACCGACGGCGTGCTGCGCGCCATCAGCGGCAATGACGGCCACGAGTTGTGGGCGGTGTCGGATCCCACGCTGCGCGTGAAGGCCGCCGCCAGCATCGCCGCCGGTGACATCGACGGGGATGGCAAGGTGGAGATCTGCGGCGTGCCCGAGAATGGCCGCGGCGTCATCTGCTTCGAGCACGACGGCACCTTCAAGTTCCGCACCGCGCCGGGCGCCAACGACTACAACGAGTGGGGCGGGCCCTCGCTGGCGGACCTCGACGGGGACGGCACCGTGGAGATCCTCGACGGCAACCGGGTGTACTCCCACACCGGCGTGCTCAAGTGGGTGGGCTCGGACGGCATGGGCGGCGCCCAGGGCACCGGCCCCGTCTCCTTCGCGGTGGACATCGACGGGGACGGCAAGCAGGAGGTGGTCAACGGCCGGGCCATCTACCGGCACGACGGCACGCTCAAGTGCGCCAACACCTTCATCCCCCATGGCCTGGCGGGCGTGGCCAACTTCGACGCGGACCCCGCGGGCGAGGTGGTCGTCGCGGGCTACGGCAAGGTGAGCCTGTTGGATGACAACTGCGCGCTCTTGTGGACCCGGGACGTCCACGTGACGGGCCATCCGCAGAACGAGGCGGGCCACGGCGGCGCGCCCAACATCGCGGACTTCGACGGGGACGGCAAGCCGGACATCGGCCTGGCCGCCGACTGGAACTACACCGTCTACAAGTCGGATGGCAGCGTGTTGTGGACCCTGTCCACCCAGGACTACAGCTCGGGCCGCACCACCTCCACCACCTTCGACTTCGAGGACGACGGCAAGCTGGAGGTCATCTACAGCGACGAACTGCACCTGCGCATCCTCGATGCCGCCACGGGCACCGTGCGCTGGCAGATCAACAACAGCTCGGGCACCACGCACGAGTACCCCGTGGTGGCGGACGTGGACGCGGATGGCGCGGCCGAGCTGCTCGTCATCACCAACAACCACGCGCCCCCGGGCGGCACCAACGGCCTGCGCCTGTTCCATGACAAGAAGGAGGGCTGGGCGCGCGCCCGTCCCATCTGGAACCAGCACGCCTACTCGGTGACGAACGTCAACGACGACGGCACCATTCCCTCGCGCCCCACGGCGCACTGGCGCCACACGGCCCCGCTCAACCTCTTCCGCTCCAACGTGGCCAACTACCCGGCCAACGGGGACGGGGGCGTGCCGGCCGCGGATCTCACCGTCTCCGCGGTGACCACGTCGTGTGACGGCTTCGGCGCGCTGGTGCTCGGCGCCCGGGTGAGCAACCAGGGCGAGGTGCCCGTGCCCGCGGGCCTCAAGGTGTCCTTCTACCGGGGCAATCCCGCCGCGGGCGGCACGCTGCTCGGCGTGGCCACCCTGACGGACGCCGTGCCCGCGGGTGGCAGCGTGCTCGCCACCGTCTCCGTCACCACGCCCCTCACCGGCACCTCGGACGTGTGGGTGGTGGCGGACGATGACGGCGCGGGCAAGGGCCGCGAGACCGAGTGCCGCAAGGACAACAACGCGACCTCCGCCCCGAAGGATCTCACCTGCCGCCCCACGCCCACCAACAAGCCGCCCGTGGCGCTCTGCCGCGACGTCACCGTGGAGGCGGACGGCCAGTGCCTCGCGCGCTCCAGCGTGAACCACGGCAGCTATGATCCGGACAACGCGCCCTCGCCGCTCGTGGTGACCGAGGATCCCTCGGTGTCCTTCGGCCTGGGCAGCCACTCGGTGACGCTCACCGCGTGGGATGGCGAGGCCAACGCCTCGTGCGTGGGCACCATCTCCGTGGTGGACACGACGAAGCCGGCGCTCGAGTGCCCCGCCTCGCAGCAGCTCGACTCCTGCGCGGCCACGGGCGCCGTGGCCTCCTACACGCCCACGTCCGTGGACAACTGCGGCGGGGCCACCGTCAGCTGCTCGCACCCCTCGGGCGCCAACTTCCCCGTGGGCGACACGAACGTCACCTGCACCGCCCAGGACAAGTCCGGCAACACCAACTCCTGCCAGTTCAACGTGAAGGTGCGCGGTGACATCACGCCGCCCACGCTCTCGTGCCCCACCGCGCCGGTGCGGGCGAGCACCTGCGCGGCCGGTGGCACCCAGGTCTCCTTCACCACCTCGGCCACGGACACCTGCGGCGGGGCCACCGTCACCTGCTCGCGCGCCTCCGGCTCCAACTTCCCCGTGGGCTCCACGCCCGTCACCTGCACCGCGCGGGATCCCGCCGGCAACACCTCCTCGTGCGCCTTCTCGGTGGACGTGACGCAGGGGGCCGGGGGTGACGGCGACGGCGGCGGCGCGCCCATCCCTGGCGCCAGCAAGGGCCTGGTGCTCTGGTCGCCCAACTCGCGCTACGCCAACGTGTCCCTGTCCAGCTGCGCCGCCAACGCCACCGACGCGTGCGGCAACCCGCTGCCCCTGGACACCTACGGCCGCATCCTCTGGGTGTCCTCCGACGAGGACGAGGTCGACGAGGAGCGCGACGGCCTGCGCACCTGCTACGACATGGCCGAGCTGAACGCCTCGTCCGTGAAGCTGCGGGTCGAGCGCGCCAACGGCAACGGCAATGATCAGCGCAGCAACGGCCGCGTCTACACGGTGCACTACGCGGTGACGAGCAAGTCCGGCGCGACCACGCAGAGCACCTGCCAGGTCAGCGTGCCCAACAACCCGCTCCAGGCGGCGGTCGACAGCGGCACCCGCTTCTGCCTCGGCGCCGGGTGCCCGAGCGGCACGGCCATCGGCAGCCCCACGTGCAAGAAGTAGCCGTCCCCCAGGCCCGCGTGGCCTGAGTGACACCCGAGGACAGCGGGGCCCGGGAGCACACCGCTCCCGGGCCCCGCGTCGCGTGTCAGGGCACGGGCACGCGGTCGCCCAGCTTCTCGCGGCGGATGAGCAGCAGCTCGCGCACGATGATCTGCGCGGTGGCCATGAGCGGCACCGCGAGCACCGCGCCGATGATGCCGGCCAGCTCCCCGAAGA includes:
- a CDS encoding HYR domain-containing protein, which translates into the protein MKSKRNIPGFVPGRGRSNGRGTFFLALATLVANGGCTSKDSPAEGVIPSKAPASRADKVAERCVVRAPFVGNFEPEVQWAWTGSPTLAEHKQVMMTPSVVDVNGDGVPDVIFSTYAGGNYTTDGVLRAISGNDGHELWAVSDPTLRVKAAASIAAGDIDGDGKVEICGVPENGRGVICFEHDGTFKFRTAPGANDYNEWGGPSLADLDGDGTVEILDGNRVYSHTGVLKWVGSDGMGGAQGTGPVSFAVDIDGDGKQEVVNGRAIYRHDGTLKCANTFIPHGLAGVANFDADPAGEVVVAGYGKVSLLDDNCALLWTRDVHVTGHPQNEAGHGGAPNIADFDGDGKPDIGLAADWNYTVYKSDGSVLWTLSTQDYSSGRTTSTTFDFEDDGKLEVIYSDELHLRILDAATGTVRWQINNSSGTTHEYPVVADVDADGAAELLVITNNHAPPGGTNGLRLFHDKKEGWARARPIWNQHAYSVTNVNDDGTIPSRPTAHWRHTAPLNLFRSNVANYPANGDGGVPAADLTVSAVTTSCDGFGALVLGARVSNQGEVPVPAGLKVSFYRGNPAAGGTLLGVATLTDAVPAGGSVLATVSVTTPLTGTSDVWVVADDDGAGKGRETECRKDNNATSAPKDLTCRPTPTNKPPVALCRDVTVEADGQCLARSSVNHGSYDPDNAPSPLVVTEDPSVSFGLGSHSVTLTAWDGEANASCVGTISVVDTTKPALECPASQQLDSCAATGAVASYTPTSVDNCGGATVSCSHPSGANFPVGDTNVTCTAQDKSGNTNSCQFNVKVRGDITPPTLSCPTAPVRASTCAAGGTQVSFTTSATDTCGGATVTCSRASGSNFPVGSTPVTCTARDPAGNTSSCAFSVDVTQGAGGDGDGGGAPIPGASKGLVLWSPNSRYANVSLSSCAANATDACGNPLPLDTYGRILWVSSDEDEVDEERDGLRTCYDMAELNASSVKLRVERANGNGNDQRSNGRVYTVHYAVTSKSGATTQSTCQVSVPNNPLQAAVDSGTRFCLGAGCPSGTAIGSPTCKK